DNA from Sulfitobacter albidus:
GTCGAGACGACGGGCGAGATGAAGCTTTGCGTAATGGTGCGGAAAAAACGCGCCATCTCAAAGACGTAGATGGATTTGATCGCGGTCCAGTTCATGCGCCGTCCTCCTTGTGCACCATATCGACAAAGATATCCTCAAGGCTCGATTGCCGGGTGACGACGTCGCGCAGCGTGAGGCCCGCATCGGCCACGGCGGCCAGCAATTTGGTGATGCCCGTGCGCTCTGCGCGGGTGTCGTAGGTGTAGATCAGCGCGCCGCCGTCGTCAGACAGGCGCAGAGCCTCCGATTGCAGGCTTGCGGGGACCTCGCTGAGCGGCTCTGTCAGTTGCACCTCAAGCTCTTTCTTGCCCAGACGCGCCATCAGCGTGTCCTTGTCCTCGACCAGCAGGATCTCCCCGTCCGAGATGACGCCGACGCGGTCGGCAATGGCTTCGGCCTCTTCGATGTAGTGGGTGGTCAGGATGATCGTCACGCCGTCGCGCTTCAGCTCGGCCACGATTTCCCACATGTCGCGGCGCAGTTCGACATCGACGCCGGCGGTTGGCTCATCCAGAAACAGCACGCGCGGCTCGTGGCTGAGCGCCTTGGCGATGAGCACCCGGCGTTTCATGCCGCCCGAAAGCTCGCGGATCTGGTTGTCGCGCTTGTCCCACAGGCTCAGCTGTTTGAGGATTTTCTCGATCAGGGCGGGATTGGCCGGTTTGCCGAACAGCCCGCGCGAGAAGCGCACGGTGTTCTGCACCCGCTCGAACGGCTCAAGGTTGATCTCTTGCGGGACCAGCCCGATCATCGCGCGTGCGGCGCGGAAATCGGTGATCGTGTCGTGGCCGCCCACGCTGACGCTTCCGGCGGTCGCGGTCGTGATGCCGCAGACGGTCGAGATCAACGTCGTCTTGCCCGCCCCGTTGGGGCCGAGAAGCGCGAGGATCTCGCCCTCGTCAATCTCAAGGCTCACGCCCTTGAGCGCCTCGAACCCGCCTGCGTAGGCCTTGCACAGATCGGTGACTTTGAGAATTGGTGCCATGCGCCCTCCGGATATCGACCTTTTCTAAACCAGAACGCGCGGGCGGCAACAAGGGCGCTGGACAGTGCGCGTATCTTTGATCAAACCTGCACGGATGAACACTGGCGCGCAAAACCGTGCGGGTGCGGCGATCGGCTTTGTGCTGTTTGGCGTGCTGTGCATCTCTCTCAACGACATGCTGATCAAACAGCTCTCCTCGGGCTATCCCCTGCATCAGATCGTGTTTTTCCGCAGCGCCATCGCGCTGGTGATCACGCTGGTGTTTCTGCAGTTCGAGGGCGGTTTTATCGCGCTGCGCACCGATGCGGTGGGGCTGCATGTGATGCGCGGGCTGCTGGTCGTGATCGCCAACATGTCGTATTTCGCGGCCCTTGCGGTGCTGCCATTGGCGGATGCCACCGCACTGTTCTTCGTGGCACCGCTGTTCATCACGCTGCTGTCGATCCCCATTCTGGGCGAACGCGTGGGCCCCCTGCGCATCGGTGCCGTACTGGTCGGCTTTATCGGTGTGGTGATCATGCAGCGCCCGTGGGAGAGCAGCCTTGAGGTGTCGCGCATCGTGCTGTTGCTGCCGGTACTTGCGGCGCTGACCTACGCGCTCAACCAGTTGATGACGCGCAGGCTGGGGGTCAAGGCCCCTGCGTCGGTGCTGGCGATCTATATTCAGGGCACGTTCACACTGGTGTCTGTCGGGTTCTTTATCGTGGCAGGCGACGGGAAATTTGCCGAAGGGGTCGAGAATGCCTCGATGGTGTTTTTGCTACGCGCCTGGGTCTGGCCGCCCGCGCAGGATCTGTGGGTGCTGATCGGCATGGGGGTGAACGGCGCGCTCATCGGCTATGCGCTGAGCCAGGCCTACCGCATCGCGGACGCCGCCACCGTGGCACCGTTCGAATACGTCGGCCTGCCGCTGGCGGTGATCTGGGGCTTCGCCATCTTTGGCGATCTGCCCAGCTGGGAAGTCTGGGTGGGCATCGCGCTGATCGTGGCCTCGGGGCTGTTCGTGTTCTTCCGCGAGCGCATGAAGGCGCAGCGCGTCACGCCCCGCCCCGTCGCGCGGCGTCACTAGGCGGTGCAATCCACCACGACCTTGCCCGTGGCCTGACGGGTCCGAAGCAGCGCCAGCGCATCGTTTGCCTGCCCCAGTGGCAGTACATTGGACACATGCGGTTTGATCTTACCCTGCACGTACCAGTCGATCAGCGCGGCGAAACTGTCGGTCAGCACTTGAGGCCGCAATTTTGCGTAGCCGCCCCAATAAAGGCCCAGCACGCTGAGATTCTTGACCAGCAGGATGTTGGCGGGGATCTGGGGGACGTCCCCGCTGGCGAACCCCAGCGGCAGGATCCGCGCCTCGCGGTTGCACGCGCGCAGGGCGGCGGTGAATTGATCGCCGCCGATGGGATCATA
Protein-coding regions in this window:
- a CDS encoding DMT family transporter, coding for MNTGAQNRAGAAIGFVLFGVLCISLNDMLIKQLSSGYPLHQIVFFRSAIALVITLVFLQFEGGFIALRTDAVGLHVMRGLLVVIANMSYFAALAVLPLADATALFFVAPLFITLLSIPILGERVGPLRIGAVLVGFIGVVIMQRPWESSLEVSRIVLLLPVLAALTYALNQLMTRRLGVKAPASVLAIYIQGTFTLVSVGFFIVAGDGKFAEGVENASMVFLLRAWVWPPAQDLWVLIGMGVNGALIGYALSQAYRIADAATVAPFEYVGLPLAVIWGFAIFGDLPSWEVWVGIALIVASGLFVFFRERMKAQRVTPRPVARRH
- a CDS encoding ABC transporter ATP-binding protein, which codes for MAPILKVTDLCKAYAGGFEALKGVSLEIDEGEILALLGPNGAGKTTLISTVCGITTATAGSVSVGGHDTITDFRAARAMIGLVPQEINLEPFERVQNTVRFSRGLFGKPANPALIEKILKQLSLWDKRDNQIRELSGGMKRRVLIAKALSHEPRVLFLDEPTAGVDVELRRDMWEIVAELKRDGVTIILTTHYIEEAEAIADRVGVISDGEILLVEDKDTLMARLGKKELEVQLTEPLSEVPASLQSEALRLSDDGGALIYTYDTRAERTGITKLLAAVADAGLTLRDVVTRQSSLEDIFVDMVHKEDGA